The segment GACCtgtctgctgttattttaaaaaaattacactttatttctgcagatgttttcaCAGGAAGTcgttttcttttgtctcttatTTAAAATACTGAGTGTGAATCGTCTTTGTTTGCAGCCCAAGCCCATTGATGTGCAAGTCATCACTCATCACATGCAGAGGTACGCTGTCTGGTTCGGAGGATCAATGCTGGCATCTACTGTGAgtattaaaactgtattttcagcGTCGAACAACACATAATCATCCCTCCTGCagctttttatatatatttttgtcatgaacaaacacagaattGAAGTTTTCTTGATGGGAGTTTCAATAAAACGGATCAGGAATAAAGAGCAGAGTGAAAGTTTTTCCATATGTCCAATACTTGGCTTCACTTTTTTGTTTGactaaacacttttttttatttatggaaaaaaactgtaaacagaaattaaaaatctattttattttggcagccTGAGTTTTATCAAGTGTGCCACACGAAGAAAGACTACGAGGAGATCGGACCGAGCATCTGCCGCCACAACCCCGTGTTCGGAGTCATGTCTTAGGCACCGGGTGAGAGCAATCATCCGAGGCTGAGGAAAATGGAGGAAGCGCCCCAAGACCTCACATGCTGTGGAAGTCCCATGAGCCTTTGCAAGGATGCTCCGACAGACCTGTTCATTCAGATAGAGCGACGGCGGACCAAACAAACTGCTAAAAGTGGGGCGATATCCTCACTAATTAGAGGAAAGAGGTGACTCAGTCTAAAGGATcctcaaataaaacatgtttactgcAAGTAGGTTAATAATAGGTGATCAAATGTGATTTCTGCGTGCCTCATATGTACTTCTTACAGTATATCCTCACAGGGTTGTAATATGTCATTAATCAATGAGTCCTGTATAAATGCACTTGTGTGTACATGGGTTGGGTTCTTGCTATACTATATGTTATATACTCTAAAACATGAATTTGGTTCAAGAAGCCGGCCATGTTTAACTAAATCATAGATGTCCCACAAACCTCATTGAATAAATCACCTTTTTGATCAGTAACTTATCAAATAGGTGAAAAATACAAGatgtgataaaacaaaaaatcaccAGAGCATTcctgatttttcttctttttgtatatGTCTAATTTCTTAAGCCCCTCAGTACCTGGaacaaatatttgtttgaaATTGAAGAGTGGATTATCTGTTCAGATATTTGTTCCAGGTCACTGAGACAGgtcctgtcctctgtgttcACGCAGCATCACTTTCCTTTgaccttttttatttgtattaatcatctcttgagaaaaaaaagtcatattaaTATATGAACATGCAGTTTGAATGACTGTTGTTGGACCGTCACTGTTGCCTAGATCTCAGTTTTACTGGATAGCCTTGTACTGTACCAAATCTGGATTTCAATGCTGGCATTCCAATAAATGCCAAGGAGATATTTCTCCAgttgtgatttctgtttctgtacgTGCAAGAATCATGTTTGTGTTGGGGGAAATGTGACGTGCCTCTGTGTTTCATGTGCCATCTAACGTACGGCTATTTTTGTGAGTGAACTCCACTGTAACTGTAGCTCAGTGACCAACACGTGATGTAAGTGcttatttttgttctgtaaGAAACGCTGTTGACAGCAAAGACGGACCGAAAGTACAGACTCACTATGGAAAACaactaataaaacagaaaagtctGTTCAGACAGACAGTCTGAGACATGTCTCGTGTCTCCGAGAGGCTGAAGCTGCTCCTTTTCTTGGCTTTGTTCTTTGGAGCAGTTGGATTTTTGTTTACGCTGCTCTCCTGTGGGACGGAGTACTGGCTCCTGGCTGCAGAGTCCTGCAGCCGGTCAGAGGACAGAAAAGGGGTAAGTGGAGTGGcctgagaagagaagagcaaaacagttaaaacaacAAGGTAACAAAACCACATTTAACCTAAAATAACGTGTTTTTAGATACGGTATCTAAAAACGTAGCATTTTAAAGGGgagagtgaataaaaaaaagaattacaccaaaataaaacctgcactctaagaagaaacaaatacacGACAGAGAGGTGATGGAGCCCAAATGTCTCGGCCTCTGTGTGAGTTGATTGTATTTCTTGTTCTAAAGTGTAAGACACCATGTGACcataaagagaagaagaagaaccaacAACAAATCATGTAAAACAGCACATACATAAAACTACTAAAGAAACACAGGGTCCTACAGTCTGTCAAGGTGAGGGGGGCgttaataatacatttctatttttatacagttatactACAAGAATAACGTGTAATTAATCATATTAATCTGCTATTCTAAGATTATTAACATATTATCAACATAAAAGTTAcagattcaattcagttttatttgtatagctccaaatcacagaaccaggctcatagtgggcggccatctgcctcgaccggttggggtgagtggaaagagaagagagaaaagaacaggaaacaaaaacaacaacaagcagcaagaacattgggcaggtcaactggattctggagatgtacagctccaggccgaggatacctgaagaaaagtacagagaggaggaaacacaactacaggagggagaagacacaaagttaatgatgtgcaatggtagaatttgaatggatagaggagaaaggagagaggagaggagctcagtgtatcaatgGAGGTCctccagcagactaacctaatgcggcctggtggctcaatgggtagatcattggccttagaTGCAGAAGATTTGTCACAGACACCAGttgtgtccttgagcaagacacttgCTCTATAGAAGGCTTCttctatagcagcagaactaagagatggttcaaagtcacctgatccatctctaactataagctttataaaaaaggaaagttttaagtctagtctcaaatgtggagagggtgtctgcctcccaatACACGCTTCTTATTCTCCTTCATTCAGTTGCATTAACACATATTTCagtaatttttttaattataaagaTGAAGCAGACTCCTTCAGTCGTTCCTTCTTTGTCTTGAATCCATTCATTCACATGTTCAGTCTGCACTTCACAGTTaacatcacattttcacttcttctttttttaattcaccaGGCTGTGGATGACATAAGGATCTTCCATGAGGGTCTGTTCTGGCGCTGCTCTTTCATGGCGGGTTCTCCTGAAAGCTCCTTATGGGACCTGTGGATCAGTGAGAACACACACTGAGCGTTAGAACTGATCCTGTCAGTTGTTCTTACTGAGTTTAACATCACATCTGCATTTTGCCCCTCAGCATCACAGCCATCACCAAAGATCTGCCAGGCGGCATTCCTCTTCCCGTTCCCTCTGAATGAGCCACGACCGTGGGTGGAGCACAGAGTACCCACAGAACCCCACGAACACCACTCTGCTATTGGTTGGTGTTCTGACACtgcacacattttattttgttaagttGCTGATGTATCGTTCAGACGTCGTCTTCCTTCAGTTTTCAGGACCTTCTGGAGCATCTTCCTCGTCACAGGCGTCGCCTCTGTGGTCATTGGAGGGTTTGTTGTCATCTGTGCCGCCCCCCTGACCAACCACCAACTCTACAGGGTGGGTGGAGCCCTTCACCTTTGTGGCGGTAAGATTTTATCACAAACACATGTAcggttcattttattttcatgctcAGTTCTTTTTCACAGCAAAATAATGTTGAATTGTTTGATGTCGATTTTAACTCAACGTCCACttacaatttatttttcagaGCTTTATGTGATAATTATGTGTTGACATCATATGAAAAAGTTGCATACATCAaagttattcattcattatcattttgggttttaaatgtatttttttaaatagaacaaTGCAGCTTGTGTCGTAAAGTAAAGATGATATGACCAGAAGTAACTTCTGAAACGTCACCTGAAACTCGACTCGTTTCAGGTGACGGCCTACAGCTGACGTCCTCAGGTGTTCTGTGTTTGACCTCGTCAACACTTCCCTCACTGAGAGCTCAAAGAAcccgttaaaaaaaaaaaacatgaggaaatatgctgcaggaaaataaaacaacatcaaaaaataaggaaaaaacaTGAGAAAGTATAAAACTTAAATGTTTCCAAAACCACTGGACTCTAGTAGCTGAGTGAGCCAAGACAAAAAACAGGTTGCAGTGCGTCGACGGCTCAGGGCCACCGTACGTTTTCCCTGCTCACTAAACCCAAACTAGAACGTGGGACACAAAAGGATTTTAGATGAGGTTAAagctcaaaaataaaataaaaaatacagtatgtgtgcaagAAGAAGCCTCAAATTTTTCAACTCTTAGAACTGAAGTTGGTTGGGACACAACAAATTGTCTTTACTGATTAAATGCGACATTTAAGATgctaaaagcagcaaaacagaataGAAACAAAGTTTGTTCTCTAAATAAACTCAAAAAATAAATTTCTCCCAGGAGGAGACATTCAACTACATTTAAACCTGGTTATCTGCACAGTTAAAATTCTGTCTTTGagttttacatttcttaaaTGAAGTTACTCTGTGACAggataatattttaattatacgTAGAATCTTTTTGGTTTCTGCAGTGTTGTGGTGTtttgctatatatatatatatatgttttgctatatatatatatatatatatatatatatatatatatatatatatatatatatatatatatatatatatatatatatatatatatatatctaaataataatatatacgCTGTATAGTTGGCGTTTTTTGATTTATAGATTCATAGATTATAGATAATTCAGCTTAAACAGTCAGATTTTAATGTAAATTGGTGACTTTCAGTTTGATTGGCTCTATTACTGGGGGCTGGTTCAAACTCGTTAGACCACATTGCCCACAGCAGGGTGTAGCTCTTAAAAAGCCTCGGTGCCTCTGAGGAGGTTTGGTCATTGTGATTGTGTGTTGGTGACGAGGACACAGCGTCAGtctcactttgtgtgtttgtgcttggtttttcctgttttgttctgttcaaAAGTTCCattggaaaatgtttgtttttaggtttcCATGTTGCAGCTCACGACTGagcctgtttctgtttcccacCGAGCTTCACTTTGGGAAAAATAGAAAACCTTCCCAGAATCTTAGATATGTACTGTTGAGGACATGGAAAGTATTGTGGACAACAACAATGCTCACAGTTAAGCTTTTGGAAAGTCATGAAGCTGACCTCAAAACAACCCATCAGCCTTAATCAATATCTTGAGTCTGAACATGTCCAAGCATCTGCTGTGTCGCGGCTGCCAAACCATCAGAATGTCTCCGTTCGCTGTCTCTGACTATAAATCAAACTTCGTTCCTAATCTTCACACAGAGAGGGCATTGTTTGTGAGCCAGCGCTCGTTTTGAATGTGTTGTAATGTCAAAAGTACAAACGATGCCtagatttatatttaaagcGTGATGTGACTCTGAAGAGCTTCTTTAATACATCATAAATAACTACGGTGGTGTTTGCACAAGCTTCCATTTcatgcaaaataaaagtttgaaaGTTGATTATTGAACCATAAAATCGAACACATAATGTAAACCCACAAGTCATTCTTTATCCTCGACAGAGGAAACGGCactgaaaacataataaaacacctGTTTACCTGCTGGGATTCACTTCTGCAGGTCTCCGTTTAGCTGCCACAGCTTCGCTAGTTCAAGGCCGTTTTCTACGACCTGCCCCAGACTGCAGCAGAGTTTTCTTTAGCTTTCTCTGGTCCACGTTGACTCCATGAGTGAttacttttatgtatttatctaAACAACAGTAACTGGGCATAGTTTGGTCCAGAGGAAGACGTCCATGAGCTGgacaatcagaacagagtggaaTGGGGGGAAGACCTCAGACCTTTTTAGACTTAAGGCCAGGAGGTGTAGCATAAATATAACATGtatttgaattttgtttttacctgAAAGTCCTAAACTTGTATCAGTGGAGCCACTTAAACTAAGGATTTGAACAATATTAGACCAATACAACCACGTCACCCTTTGTCTGCCTGTGTTCTCTCAGGCCTGTGTCTGCTGGCCGTGCTGGTGATGTACCTGATGTGGGTCCAGGTCCTGGACACTCTGGAGCAGTTTGCCCTCCATCAGAGAGTCCTCAGCTGCCCCTCCTTCCATCTCAGCATCCAGCACGGCCCCTCATTCCTCCTGGCTCCAGTTGCTGTTTTCTTCTGCCTGCTGTCTGGTCTGTTTTTCATTCTCATTGGACGACGTGTTGAGAGACTGGAGctggacaaaaagaaaactcctGAACTATCAGCACCTGAtactgatctgtgatgtttcctGAAATATATGGATCCAGCATATTCAAATTACTATTTGTTGTTTAGTATTCAGTCCTCTGTCAGACCCAGACCACCAGACACACCACTACTATCATCTTATGGAGTCCGTTCCTACAGTAGCTctttgttttgtactttttctaTAATCTAACACTTATGcggctgctttttatttttttatttctttaaatgtggaaaatgtctTGGTATCCTTCCATCCCTGAATACCCTGAAACTGACagaagtaataaaaaagaaataaaagtcagaCTTTGCCTTTGTCATTTTTGATTCAACTGAATTCTTTAATAACACGTCTGTAAATCTCTGCACCTGTCTGAGTTTTGAGGTTTTGACTTGTTTACACTGCAGGTTTCCATAGATGCTCAACAGATTTTGTGgtttgggtcattatcttggTTGAGGACCTGTCACTGAGTTTTCTGTGGTGTGTTTCGTTCCAGAACTCTTTCATAGTCTTGGGTTTTTGCTGTGTCCTGCACAGATCCATGAAACCCAGTGCCAGACGCAGCAGAGCATCTCCCAAAACATAACCGAGCCACGTCCATGTTCCACGGCAGCCACAGTGTCCTTTCCTGTGAAACCTTaattcttttctcctttttatgaACTTTGAGCTGATGACTTTCCAAAAAGCTCCAGCTGTGACATTCCAGCAGCACCGCGACTTTCAGTCTGCATTTGAGCAAATTCCagtttgtcttgtgtttttctttcaacagcagaatcttcatAGTGACCAATGGTGCCGATATCTATCAGTTTGAAAGTTGTTTGTGGCTCTTCGTCTACCATCTGCACTTTCCTTCTGTTCAGTCTGATAATTTTCCTCTTGCAGCCACATCCAGACAGGTTGGCTTTAGTCTTATGCACCTTGAAGTTCTTAATATTTGCACCTGATATCACAGGGACATCAAAGTGGTTGGAGGTGATCTTAAAACCTTCGTCTTatctagtttctttttctctccatttgGTTTCTCTGGTCCACGTTCA is part of the Anabas testudineus chromosome 2, fAnaTes1.2, whole genome shotgun sequence genome and harbors:
- the LOC113164431 gene encoding transmembrane protein 182-like — translated: MSRVSERLKLLLFLALFFGAVGFLFTLLSCGTEYWLLAAESCSRSEDRKGAVDDIRIFHEGLFWRCSFMAGSPESSLWDLWITSQPSPKICQAAFLFPFPLNEPRPWVEHRVPTEPHEHHSAIVFRTFWSIFLVTGVASVVIGGFVVICAAPLTNHQLYRVGGALHLCGGLCLLAVLVMYLMWVQVLDTLEQFALHQRVLSCPSFHLSIQHGPSFLLAPVAVFFCLLSGLFFILIGRRVERLELDKKKTPELSAPDTDL